CTTATAACTATCGAATTCGGAAAGTAGATCGGACGGGGAACATTAGTACGTTTGCGGGTACCAGTATTACCGGCGGCTATTTAGGAGACGGAGGAGCGGCGACATCGGCCAGATTGAGAAACCCGACTGGAGTAGCCGTAGACAGTAGCGGGAATGTGTATATAGCGGATTCATATGACAATCGAATTCGGAAAGTAGATTCGACGGGGAAGATTAGCACGTTTGCGGGCACGGGTACTGGCGGCTATTCAGGAGACGGGGAGGCGGCGACATCGGCCCAATTGACCTCCCCGTTTGGAGTGGCCGTAGACAGCAACGGGAATGTGTATATAGCGGAAAATGCTACCAATCGAATTCGGAAAGTAGATTCGATGGGGACCATTAGCACATTTGCGGGCACGGGTACTCGCGGCTATTCAGGAGACGGGGAAGCGGCGACGTCGGCCCAATTAAACTCCCCGACTGGAGTGGCTGTAGACAGCAGCGGGAATGTGTATATAGCGGATAATTCTAACCATCGAATTCGGAAAGTAGATTCGACGGGGAATATTAGCACGTTGGCGGGTACCGGTACTAACGGCGGCTATTTAGGAGACGGAGGGGCGGCGACATCGGCCAGATTGAGAAACCCGACTAGAGTAGCCGTAGACAGTAGCGGGAATGTGTATATAGCGGATTTATATAACTATAGGATCCGGAAGCTGACTTTTGTTGCTCCTGCACAAACAGTCAGCGCAGCTGCAGCCACTCCTACTCCCGGAGCCGGCGTGGATGACGCAATCACGCTGACCGTGAAGAACGCGCTGGAGAACACGGATACGGCGTTCAGCGGAGCGCATAATGTGACGATATCCGGTTACGTGCAAGCACCGGACGGCTCGTATGGCAGCTTCAACGGGACGGCCTTGACCGCGTCACCGAACACGATCAGCGTGACGTTTGCGGACGGGGTAGCCACGGCGAATCTGAAGCTGAACAAGGCAGCAGAGCATACCATCGCCCTGAGCGTGGCAGGCGTGGCCACGCCGGCGGCGAATACACTGAGCATCACGCCAGTGGCGGGAAGCACGTCTTCGATGGCACTGACCACGGACGTTACGGCACCAGCCGGCAACGGAGGCGCGTTCGCACAGCAGCCGGTCGTGACGCTTCGCGATGCTTACGGCAATACGAGCGTGAGCGACAATAGCACCATCGTGACCGTATCAAAGAAGGATACAGGAACGTGGACGCTGACAGGAACGGCGACGGCGACGGCAAGCGCGGGCGTCGTGACCTTTAGCGGTCTTGGCGCAACGAACGCAGCCGGGGTAACGGGAGCGCGGCTCGCCTTCGATGCGAGCGGCCTGGCGCAGATTACGAGCGCGGCCGTCACGCTTCCAGCGCCTACACCAGCACAAAAGGTCAGCGCATCCGCAGCCACTCTTACTCCCGGAGCCGGTGTAGACGATGCGATCACGCTGACCGTGAAAAATGCGCTGGAGAACACGGATACGACGTTCAGCGGAGCGTATGATGTGACGATATCCGGTTACGTGCAAGCGCCGGACGGCTCGTACGGCAGCTTCAACGGGACAGCCTTGACCGCGTCACCGAATACGATCAGCGTGACGTTTGCGAACGGGGTAGCCACGGCGAATCTGAAGCTGAACAAGGCGGCAGCGCAAACCATCGGCCTGAGCGTGGCAGACGTGGCCACGCCGGCGGCGAATACGCTGAGCATTACGCCAGTAGCGGGAAGCGCGTCTTCAATGGAGCTGACCACGGACGTTGCGGCACCAGCCGGTAACGGAGGCGCGTTCGCACAGCAGCCGGTCGTGACGCTTCGCGATGCTTACGGCAATACGAGCGTGAGCGACAGCACAACGGTTGTGACCGTATCAAAGAAGGATACGGGGACGTGGACGCTGACGGGAACGGCGACGGCAACGGCAAGCGCGGGAGTCGCGACCTTTAGCGGTCTTGGCGCAACGAACGCAGCCGGAGTAACGGGAGCGCAGCTCGCCTTCGATGCGAGCGGCCTGGCGCAGATTACGAGTGCGGCTGTCAAGCTTCCGGCTCCGACGCCAGCGCAAAAGGTCAGTGCAGCCGCAGCGGCTCCTGCTCCCGGAGTCGGGGTGGATGATGCGATCACGTTGACCGTGAAGAATGCGCTGGAGAACACGGATACGACGTTCAGCGGAGCGCATAATGTGACGATATCCGGTTACGTGCAAGCGCCGGACGGCTCGTATGGCAGCTTCAACGGGACGGCCTTGACCGCGTCGCCGAACACGATCAGCGTGACGTTTGCGAACGGGGTAGCCACGGCGAATCTGAAGCTGAACAAGGCGGCAGCGCAAACCATCGGCCTGAGCGTGGCAGACGTGGCCACGCCGGCGGCGAATACGCTGAGCATTACGCCAGTAGCGGGAAGCGCGTCTTCAATGGAGCTGACCACGGACGTTGCGGCACCAGCCGGTAACGGAGGCGCGTTCGCGCAGCAGCCGGTCGTGACACTTCGTGATGCTTACGGCAATATGAGCGTGGGCGACAGCACAACGGTTGTGACCGTATCGAAGAAGGATACAGGAACGTGGACGCTGACAGGAACGGCGACGGCAACGGCAAGCGAGGGAGTCGCGACCTTTAGCGGTCTTGGCGCAACGAACGCAGCCGGAGTAACGGGAGCGCAGCTCGCCTTCGATGCGAGCGGCCTGGCGCAGATTACGAGTGCGGCTGTCAAGCTTCCGGCTCCGACGCCAGCGCAAAAGGTCAGTGCAGCCGCAGCGGCTCCTGCTCCCGGAGTCGGGGTGGATGATGCGATCACGTTGACCGTGAAGAATGCGCTGGAGAACACGGATACGACGTTCAGCGGAGCGCATAATGTGACGATATCCGGTTACGTGCAAGCGCCGGACGGCTCGTATGGCAGCTTCAACGGGACGGCCTTGACCGCGTCGCCGAACACGATCAGCGTGACGTTTGCGAACGGGGTAGCCACGGCGAATCTGAAGCTGAACAAGGCGGCAGCGCAAACCATCCGCCTGAGCGTGGCCGGTGTGGCTACGCCGGCGGCGAATACGCTGAGCATTACGCCAGTGGCGGGAAGCACGGCTTCGATGGTGCTGACCACGGAGGTTACGGCACCAGCCGGCAACGGAGGTGCGTTCGCGCAGCAGCCGGTCGTGACGCTTCGCGATGCTTATGGCAATACGAGCGTGAGCGACAGCACCACGGTGGTGACCGTATCGAAGAAGGATACAGGAACGTGGATGCTGACGGGAACGGCGACGGCAACGGCAAGCGAGGGAGTCGCGACCTTTAGCGCTCTTGGCGCAACGAACGCAGCCGGGGTAACGGGAGCGCGGCTCGCCTTCGATGCGAGCGGTCTGGCGCAGATTACGAGCGCGGCCGTCACGCTTCCGGCTCCGACGCCAGCGCATACGGTCAGTGCAGCCGCAGCGGCTCCTGCTCCCGGAGTCGGGGTGGATGATGCGATCACGTTGACCGTGAAGAATGCGCTGGAGAACACGGATACGACGTTCAGCGGAGCGTATGATGTGGCGATATCCGGTTACGTGCAAGCGCCGGACGGCTCGTATGGCAGCTTCAACGGGACAGCCTTGACCGCGTCACCGAATACGATCCGTGTTACGTTTGTGAACGGGGTGGCCACGGCGAATCTGAAGCTGAACAAGGCGGCAGCGCAAACCATCGGCCTGAGCGTGGCAGACGTGGCCACGCCGGCGGCGAATACGCTGAGCATTACGCCAGTAGCGGGAAGCGCGTCTTCAATGGAGCTGACCACGGACGTTGCGGCACCAGCCGGTAACGGAGGCGCGTTCGCGCAGCAGCCGGTCGTGACACTTCGTGATGCTTACGGCAATATGAGCGTGGGCGACAGCACAACGGTTGTGACCGTATCGAAGAAGGATACAGGAACGTGGACGCTGACAGGAACGGCGACGGCAACGGCAAGCGCGGGAGTCGCGACCTTTAGCGGTCTTGGCGCAACGAACGCAGCCGGGGTAACCGGAGCGCGGCTCGCCTTCGATGCGAGCGGCCTAGCGCAGATTACGAGCGCGGCCGTCACGCTTCCGGCTCCGACGCCAGCGCAAACGGTCAGCGCAGCTGCAGCGGCTCCCGCTCCCGAAGTCGGTGTAGACGATGCGATCATGCTGAGCGTGAAGAACGCACTGGAGAACACGGATACGACGTTCAGCGGAGCGCATAATGTGACGATATCCGGTTACGTGCAAGCGCCGGACGGCTCGTATGGCAGCTTCAACGGGACAGCCTTGACCGCGTCACCGAATACGATCCGTGTTACGTTTGTGAACGGGGTGGCCACGGCGAAACTGAAGCTGAACAAGGCGGCAGCGCAAACCATCCGCCTGAGCGTGGCTGGTGTGGCTACGCCGGCGGCGAATACGCTGAGCATTACGCCAGTGGCGGGAAGCACGGCTTCGATGGTGCTGACCACGGAGGTTACGGCACCAGCCGGCAACGGAGGTGCGTTCGCGCAGCAGCCGGTCGTGACGCTTCGCGATGCTTATGGCAATACGAGCGTGAGCGACAGCACCACGGTGGTGACCGTATCGAAGAAGGATACAGGAACGTGGATGCTGACGGGAACGGCGACGGCAACGGCAAGCGAGGGAGTCGCGACCTTTAGCGCTCTTGGCGCAACGAACGCAGCCGGGGTAACGGGAGCGCAGCTCGCCTTCGATGCGAGCGGCCTGGCGCAGATTACGAGCCAGTCTGTGACACTCCCCTGGCCTGGAGTAGCTGCGCCGAGAGTGGAGTCTGTTACAACGGGAGCCAGTCATGTGCTTTTGAATTGGAGCGAAGTGTATGGGTCAGTCAGCTACGCCGTGTACCAGGGGACAGCTTCCGGCACTTATGGAGATGCGGTCGCTACAGTGACCGGATTAACGTATGATGTCAGGGGATTAACCAATGGGACAACATATTATTTTGTCGTAAAATCCGTGAATCCATCCGGAATCAGCACAGCTTCTGATGAAGTGAGCGCAACGCCGCAAGTTCCAGCGCCTGGAGTACCGGTACTGGGGCCAGCTACTCCGGGAGATGCTCGAATAAGCCTAAAGTGGGATCCGGTGATCGGTTCCACGGGGTACAAAATATTCAAAAGTACAACCTCCGGCGCTTATGGATCAGAGGAAGCTTCGGTAAGTGGTTCGGTATACGGCTATGATGTAATGGGATTAACGAACGGTACAACGTACTATTTTGTCATCCAAGCTACGAACCCGGGAGGGGACAGCACTTCTTCTAATGAAGTGAGCGCAACGCCGCGAACGGTTCCATCGGCTCCAACGGGCGTAACTGCAGTAGCTGGCGATGGACAAGCAACGGTAAGCTTCACTACCCCAGCCAATGGCGGAAGTGACATCACTTACTACGAGGTCACCGCTATGCCGGGAAATATTACGGTAAAAGGAGCGGGCAGCCCAATCACGGTAACAGGGCTATCCAATGGAGTGACGTATACGTTTACGGTGCAAGCTGTCAATAGTGCGGGCAGCAGCGTAGCTTCTGATACCTCTAATGCCGTGACGCCGAGACAACCATCCGGCGGCACGGATACATCGACGCCATCGACGCCATCGACGCCATCGACGCCATCGACACCAACGACACCATCGACGCCATCGGCATCATCGACACCTAATCCGGCACCGACTCCTGGTTCTCCAGAGCCTACGGTTGATGTATTTAACAATAGCATTGTTAATGAAACCAATCTAGTAAAGACGATTGAATCCAAAGTAGCGGAAGCGAAGGAAGCAAACGCTACAATTGATTTTACTGACACGCAAGGGCACTGGGCTGAAAAGACAATCAATATCTTCGTCCACTTGAAACTGATAAATGGCTATGACGATGGTACGGTTAGGCCGAATAATCCGATCACCCGCGCGGAGTTCGCCGCGATGCTGAATCGCGTGTTCAATATCCAAGCTGGTAACAATACGAATGTTGTATTGAAGGACATAGATGATCACTGGGCGAAAGAAGCGGTTGAGAATCTAGTAGCGGCAGGGGTAATCAATGGCTACACGGACGGTACGTTCAAGCCGAATCAGACGATTACACGAGAAGAAATGGTGGTCATGCTGTCCCATATCGTAGACGTAAATAACGTGGCGAAAGATACAATAAAGGGCAACTTCAATGATTTGAATGGTGCTTATGCAGCTAGCGAGATTATAGCAGCAGCGCAAGCAGGTATTGTTAGCGGTAAAGGGAATGGAAGATTCGATCCCAAGAACAATGCCACACGTGCAGAAGCGTTGCAGATCATCTTGAATGTGTTGGAGCTTAACCCCCAGTTGAAGACGTTGTTGGATTTGCTCAGCTAGTGTCGATTTTCTGAATATTTCAATTGCAAAGGACGCCCGATCAGGGCGTCCTTCATTTCGCTATATAGATGGTACGCTGAACCGCATCATAATAGTGGTAAAACGACGAGTGGAATTAATGATTAGTTCAAAGTACACGATAAGACTTTGTCTCCAAATGCCTTAATATCCTCCAAGTAGTCGTATCCTGGTGGATTTGGACCGACTTGATTGTACATTCTAACCGCGACTAGCCGATGTTCAGGAATAACCAAACAGGCACAGCCAGTTAGTCCTAGAATTT
The sequence above is a segment of the Paenibacillus sp. FSL R7-0204 genome. Coding sequences within it:
- a CDS encoding NHL domain-containing protein, whose product is MRKKIKQLMACVLSFLLITTLLPEWLGEKAYAADLYIISTFAGTGSSGYSGDGKAATSAQLNSPTGVAVDSSGNVYIVDSYENRIRKVDSTGKISTFAGKGTGGYSGDGEAATLAELNNPRGVAVDSGGNVYIADSYNYRIRKVDRTGNISTFAGTSITGGYLGDGGAATSARLRNPTGVAVDSSGNVYIADSYDNRIRKVDSTGKISTFAGTGTGGYSGDGEAATSAQLTSPFGVAVDSNGNVYIAENATNRIRKVDSMGTISTFAGTGTRGYSGDGEAATSAQLNSPTGVAVDSSGNVYIADNSNHRIRKVDSTGNISTLAGTGTNGGYLGDGGAATSARLRNPTRVAVDSSGNVYIADLYNYRIRKLTFVAPAQTVSAAAATPTPGAGVDDAITLTVKNALENTDTAFSGAHNVTISGYVQAPDGSYGSFNGTALTASPNTISVTFADGVATANLKLNKAAEHTIALSVAGVATPAANTLSITPVAGSTSSMALTTDVTAPAGNGGAFAQQPVVTLRDAYGNTSVSDNSTIVTVSKKDTGTWTLTGTATATASAGVVTFSGLGATNAAGVTGARLAFDASGLAQITSAAVTLPAPTPAQKVSASAATLTPGAGVDDAITLTVKNALENTDTTFSGAYDVTISGYVQAPDGSYGSFNGTALTASPNTISVTFANGVATANLKLNKAAAQTIGLSVADVATPAANTLSITPVAGSASSMELTTDVAAPAGNGGAFAQQPVVTLRDAYGNTSVSDSTTVVTVSKKDTGTWTLTGTATATASAGVATFSGLGATNAAGVTGAQLAFDASGLAQITSAAVKLPAPTPAQKVSAAAAAPAPGVGVDDAITLTVKNALENTDTTFSGAHNVTISGYVQAPDGSYGSFNGTALTASPNTISVTFANGVATANLKLNKAAAQTIGLSVADVATPAANTLSITPVAGSASSMELTTDVAAPAGNGGAFAQQPVVTLRDAYGNMSVGDSTTVVTVSKKDTGTWTLTGTATATASEGVATFSGLGATNAAGVTGAQLAFDASGLAQITSAAVKLPAPTPAQKVSAAAAAPAPGVGVDDAITLTVKNALENTDTTFSGAHNVTISGYVQAPDGSYGSFNGTALTASPNTISVTFANGVATANLKLNKAAAQTIRLSVAGVATPAANTLSITPVAGSTASMVLTTEVTAPAGNGGAFAQQPVVTLRDAYGNTSVSDSTTVVTVSKKDTGTWMLTGTATATASEGVATFSALGATNAAGVTGARLAFDASGLAQITSAAVTLPAPTPAHTVSAAAAAPAPGVGVDDAITLTVKNALENTDTTFSGAYDVAISGYVQAPDGSYGSFNGTALTASPNTIRVTFVNGVATANLKLNKAAAQTIGLSVADVATPAANTLSITPVAGSASSMELTTDVAAPAGNGGAFAQQPVVTLRDAYGNMSVGDSTTVVTVSKKDTGTWTLTGTATATASAGVATFSGLGATNAAGVTGARLAFDASGLAQITSAAVTLPAPTPAQTVSAAAAAPAPEVGVDDAIMLSVKNALENTDTTFSGAHNVTISGYVQAPDGSYGSFNGTALTASPNTIRVTFVNGVATAKLKLNKAAAQTIRLSVAGVATPAANTLSITPVAGSTASMVLTTEVTAPAGNGGAFAQQPVVTLRDAYGNTSVSDSTTVVTVSKKDTGTWMLTGTATATASEGVATFSALGATNAAGVTGAQLAFDASGLAQITSQSVTLPWPGVAAPRVESVTTGASHVLLNWSEVYGSVSYAVYQGTASGTYGDAVATVTGLTYDVRGLTNGTTYYFVVKSVNPSGISTASDEVSATPQVPAPGVPVLGPATPGDARISLKWDPVIGSTGYKIFKSTTSGAYGSEEASVSGSVYGYDVMGLTNGTTYYFVIQATNPGGDSTSSNEVSATPRTVPSAPTGVTAVAGDGQATVSFTTPANGGSDITYYEVTAMPGNITVKGAGSPITVTGLSNGVTYTFTVQAVNSAGSSVASDTSNAVTPRQPSGGTDTSTPSTPSTPSTPSTPTTPSTPSASSTPNPAPTPGSPEPTVDVFNNSIVNETNLVKTIESKVAEAKEANATIDFTDTQGHWAEKTINIFVHLKLINGYDDGTVRPNNPITRAEFAAMLNRVFNIQAGNNTNVVLKDIDDHWAKEAVENLVAAGVINGYTDGTFKPNQTITREEMVVMLSHIVDVNNVAKDTIKGNFNDLNGAYAASEIIAAAQAGIVSGKGNGRFDPKNNATRAEALQIILNVLELNPQLKTLLDLLS